Proteins encoded by one window of Silvibacterium dinghuense:
- a CDS encoding M28 family metallopeptidase, producing the protein MRVVVAAACLAALTAHAVDTGKSLRGYTPADSATEVQWEQKFRAIPEPDNIRENMRRLSARPHHVGSPYDKDNAEWLLAQLKSYGLDAKIETFSALFPTPKFRSLELLGPQTFKATLEEPTLKEDPTSGQKSEQLPTYNAYSTDGDVTAPLVYVNYGRPEDYEELERMGVSVKGAIVLARYGASWRGIKPKVAAEHGAVGCLIYSDPKDDGYFNGDTYPEGPSRPDEGVQRGSVMDMPVYPGDPQTPGVGAVEGAKLIPLDQVKTITKIPVMPISYADATPFLKSLGGQVVPEAWRGGLPFTYHVGPSTVKAHLVLKFNWDRAPLRDVVATIRGAKYPDEWVIRGNHHDGWVNGAEDPISGASPELEEARSLGELLKQGWKPDRTIIYCFWDGEEPALLGSTEWVETHAEELKKHAVAYFNTDGNGRGYFGAEGSHTLENFVNDVAKDITDPETGMSVWKRVRLVDLSRADADRKKEIRSRADLRIPALGSGSDYSAFIDHLGIASVNVGYGGEDTGGQYHSIYDDFYWYTHFSDTNFVYGKALAQTVGTMVLRMADADTLPFEFGDFADTIHMYVDQLQALAKSEREKAKEQDEEIREGVYKALYDPKKTMVPPSIEPIPPFLNFAPLEQASEDLSDAAKKFDKAYAVAGGVAPAGLNAELIESERDLTDEQGLPNRPWFKHLIYAPGLYTGYGVKTIPGVREAIEHKDWTVAQEQIGLVSAALEREVELLKRAAAALPSPKEGE; encoded by the coding sequence ATGCGTGTTGTTGTGGCCGCAGCCTGCCTGGCTGCTCTTACCGCTCATGCCGTGGATACAGGAAAGTCCCTGCGTGGCTATACCCCGGCTGACTCGGCGACCGAGGTGCAGTGGGAACAGAAATTCCGCGCGATTCCCGAGCCGGACAACATTCGCGAGAACATGCGCCGGCTTTCTGCGCGTCCGCACCACGTCGGCTCGCCCTATGACAAGGACAATGCCGAGTGGCTGCTGGCGCAGTTGAAGTCCTATGGCCTCGATGCGAAGATCGAGACCTTCTCGGCGCTGTTTCCCACACCGAAGTTTCGGTCATTGGAGCTGTTAGGGCCACAGACTTTCAAGGCGACGCTCGAAGAGCCAACGCTCAAAGAGGATCCGACTTCGGGACAGAAGAGCGAGCAGCTGCCGACCTACAATGCCTACTCAACCGATGGTGATGTGACAGCTCCGCTGGTGTATGTGAACTATGGTCGGCCGGAGGATTACGAAGAACTCGAGCGCATGGGCGTATCGGTGAAGGGCGCGATCGTGCTGGCGCGTTATGGCGCGAGCTGGCGCGGCATCAAGCCAAAGGTGGCGGCCGAACATGGCGCTGTCGGCTGCCTGATCTACTCCGATCCTAAGGATGACGGTTACTTCAACGGTGATACCTATCCCGAAGGCCCGTCGCGGCCGGACGAGGGCGTACAGCGTGGCAGCGTGATGGATATGCCGGTGTATCCGGGCGATCCGCAGACCCCGGGCGTAGGTGCGGTGGAAGGCGCGAAGCTGATTCCGCTTGATCAGGTGAAAACCATCACCAAGATTCCGGTGATGCCGATCTCCTACGCGGATGCGACGCCGTTTCTCAAGTCGCTGGGCGGGCAGGTGGTGCCGGAGGCGTGGCGCGGTGGCCTGCCGTTCACCTATCACGTGGGGCCGAGCACGGTGAAGGCCCACCTGGTGCTGAAGTTCAACTGGGACCGCGCGCCGCTGCGCGATGTGGTAGCCACGATTCGGGGAGCGAAGTATCCGGATGAGTGGGTGATTCGCGGCAATCATCACGACGGCTGGGTGAATGGGGCGGAAGACCCTATCTCAGGCGCGAGCCCGGAGCTCGAAGAGGCTCGGTCGCTCGGTGAGCTGCTGAAGCAGGGGTGGAAGCCGGATCGCACCATCATCTACTGCTTCTGGGATGGTGAGGAGCCCGCTCTGCTCGGTTCAACCGAATGGGTGGAGACGCATGCGGAGGAACTGAAGAAGCATGCGGTAGCGTACTTCAACACCGACGGCAATGGTCGCGGATATTTCGGCGCTGAAGGGTCGCACACTCTTGAGAACTTCGTGAACGACGTGGCCAAGGACATCACCGATCCGGAGACTGGGATGTCGGTGTGGAAGCGTGTCCGGTTGGTGGATCTTTCGCGTGCAGATGCGGATAGGAAGAAAGAGATTCGTTCGCGTGCAGATCTGCGGATTCCAGCGCTAGGTTCGGGATCGGACTACTCGGCCTTTATTGATCACCTGGGGATTGCCAGCGTGAACGTCGGCTACGGCGGTGAAGATACCGGCGGGCAGTATCACTCCATCTACGACGATTTTTACTGGTACACGCATTTCTCGGATACGAACTTTGTCTACGGCAAGGCGCTGGCGCAGACAGTCGGCACAATGGTGCTGCGCATGGCCGATGCCGATACGCTGCCGTTCGAGTTCGGCGATTTCGCTGACACCATCCACATGTATGTGGACCAGCTGCAGGCGTTGGCCAAGAGCGAGCGCGAGAAAGCGAAGGAGCAGGATGAGGAGATTCGCGAGGGCGTGTATAAGGCGCTCTACGATCCGAAGAAGACAATGGTGCCGCCCTCCATCGAGCCGATCCCGCCTTTCCTGAACTTCGCGCCACTGGAGCAGGCATCGGAAGATCTGAGCGATGCGGCCAAGAAGTTCGACAAGGCGTATGCCGTAGCTGGGGGCGTCGCTCCTGCCGGGCTGAACGCCGAGCTGATCGAGAGTGAGCGTGATTTGACTGATGAGCAAGGGCTGCCCAACCGGCCCTGGTTCAAGCACCTCATCTACGCGCCTGGGCTTTACACCGGCTACGGGGTGAAGACGATTCCGGGCGTGCGCGAGGCCATCGAGCACAAGGACTGGACGGTGGCGCAGGAGCAGATTGGCCTGGTCTCGGCGGCGCTGGAGCGTGAGGTGGAGTTGTTGAAGAGGGCGGCAGCGGCGCTGCCGTCTCCGAAGGAAGGCGAGTAG
- a CDS encoding xylose ABC transporter, which translates to MNQHAYLPGDCILLHAESRWQGQLHITNSGSEGLPIRIDRYGQGSWPRIDGAGLAREAVSLINVSYMEVRHLEITNHTAQPALLRGVLVAAIDSGTVRHIVLSDLYLHDISGTEKKKDSGGIIFQTSGSHIPSRFDDLRIERNLLWKVDRSAIAGLSDEADRTRWFPSLHVVIRDNVADDIGGDGIVPWATDGALLEHNIVWHANQRAESYNAAIWPWSTDNTTLRWNEAAWTHSTLDGEGFDSDYNSRNTQFFQNYSHDNDGGFMLLCTPVRRDVRKNFGNSGTVVAYNISRNDHSRTFHLSGADSVTIHHNAIYTAQGEDVQLLLVSDWDGWSNDARLAFNLFDVQGAGRYGHGAERHSDGTFSLAPGWGGATEIQFQCNHYVGRQIDAPQDSCSPDDQAKAVKPLDWSMLPPEPTFNPRNPTGLPVFLSAHRKWMYRLFSLQFSANIKLYRP; encoded by the coding sequence GTGAATCAACATGCTTATCTGCCTGGAGACTGCATCCTTCTGCATGCCGAGTCGCGGTGGCAGGGACAGCTTCATATTACAAACTCCGGATCGGAAGGCTTGCCCATTCGTATCGATCGTTATGGGCAAGGCTCATGGCCGCGCATCGATGGAGCAGGTCTCGCGCGGGAAGCTGTGAGCCTCATCAATGTCTCCTATATGGAGGTGCGCCATCTCGAAATTACGAATCACACGGCACAGCCGGCTCTTCTGCGTGGAGTCCTGGTTGCAGCGATTGATAGCGGGACGGTGCGCCATATCGTGCTCTCGGATTTATATCTTCACGACATCTCTGGTACGGAGAAGAAGAAAGACTCCGGAGGCATCATATTCCAGACCTCAGGCAGTCATATTCCGAGCCGGTTCGACGACTTGCGCATAGAACGCAATCTGCTCTGGAAGGTCGATCGTTCGGCCATTGCCGGCCTAAGCGATGAAGCCGACCGCACGCGTTGGTTTCCCAGCCTTCACGTCGTTATCCGTGACAATGTCGCCGACGATATCGGAGGCGATGGCATTGTTCCCTGGGCTACGGATGGAGCGCTGCTCGAGCACAACATCGTGTGGCATGCGAATCAGCGCGCGGAAAGTTACAACGCGGCTATCTGGCCCTGGAGTACCGATAACACGACTCTGCGCTGGAATGAGGCAGCATGGACGCATTCCACGCTCGACGGCGAAGGCTTTGATTCCGACTACAACTCGCGCAACACGCAGTTTTTTCAGAACTACAGCCATGACAACGACGGTGGCTTTATGCTGCTCTGTACTCCGGTGCGCCGCGATGTTCGCAAGAACTTCGGCAACTCCGGAACGGTAGTTGCTTATAACATCAGCCGCAACGATCACAGCCGCACCTTTCATTTGAGCGGTGCAGATAGCGTGACAATCCATCACAATGCCATTTACACCGCGCAGGGCGAGGATGTGCAGCTCCTCCTCGTAAGCGACTGGGATGGATGGTCAAACGATGCGCGCCTTGCCTTCAATCTCTTCGATGTGCAGGGAGCCGGCCGCTATGGTCATGGAGCCGAAAGGCACTCAGACGGTACGTTCTCTCTTGCTCCGGGCTGGGGTGGCGCTACAGAAATTCAATTCCAATGCAACCACTATGTGGGTAGACAGATCGATGCACCGCAGGACTCCTGCTCTCCTGATGATCAGGCTAAGGCCGTAAAGCCTCTCGACTGGAGTATGCTTCCACCTGAGCCCACCTTTAACCCACGCAACCCAACGGGGCTTCCGGTTTTTCTTTCTGCACATCGCAAGTGGATGTATCGCCTTTTTTCGCTGCAGTTTTCTGCAAATATCAAGCTTTATCGTCCGTAA
- a CDS encoding class I mannose-6-phosphate isomerase, which yields MDDASGTGLTVRGFYDRQPFLCIEEDSTACLEGMEEILAVLGRAIADAHTVVLEQYPGVLSQPLLESLRTVLPDVLFVNCEDAYQEPEHLRQQFAGTLGDDPVFGFLQAWDVAAYFDPKRLEGIRERIRTHHGVSVVFGTGASLAWEKPDLLVYLSGTRWVLQKQQRAHRIGNLGLDNAADSPATLYKNAFFLEWRVGDALRRELFERVDWFVDLDDPEVPRVLAGSVLRQAVKDAVLRPFRVVPFFDPGPWGGQWMKERFGLPEDAPNYAWAFDCVPEENSVLLGFGDRRFSLPAQVLVEQEPEALLGAAVHREFGAEFPIRFDYLDTVGGGNLSLQVHPLRAYIREHFGMKYTQDESYYILDCEPGAHMYLGLREGVEADKFAHALSEANAGRERLDAEQWVNRIPTHRHDHFSIPAGTVHCSGRDNVVLEISATPYIFTFKLWDWGRMGLDGKPRPVHLKHGLENIQWDRDTEWVNENLRRPVAVVAEGEGWREEKTGLHELEFLETRRHWFTQPVMHDTCGTLNVLNLVEGDAAIVESPDGRFAPMMVHYGETFIVPAAVGTYRIRPVNETETPLATVKAYVRTDEFAKR from the coding sequence ATGGATGACGCTTCCGGTACAGGACTAACGGTGCGTGGCTTTTATGATCGGCAGCCCTTTCTTTGTATCGAGGAGGACTCGACAGCGTGCCTGGAAGGCATGGAGGAGATTCTTGCCGTTCTCGGTCGTGCCATTGCCGATGCCCATACGGTTGTACTTGAGCAGTATCCGGGGGTGCTTTCTCAACCGTTACTAGAATCGCTTCGTACTGTGCTTCCTGATGTCTTGTTTGTGAACTGCGAAGATGCATACCAAGAGCCGGAGCACTTGCGGCAGCAGTTTGCCGGCACGCTAGGCGACGACCCGGTATTTGGATTCTTGCAAGCGTGGGATGTGGCGGCTTACTTCGATCCGAAGCGACTGGAGGGGATTCGTGAGCGGATTCGAACGCATCATGGCGTGAGTGTTGTCTTTGGAACGGGTGCTTCACTCGCATGGGAGAAGCCGGATTTACTGGTGTATCTGAGCGGAACGCGCTGGGTATTGCAGAAGCAGCAAAGAGCCCATCGCATCGGGAATCTTGGTTTGGACAATGCGGCAGATTCGCCTGCAACGCTGTACAAGAATGCCTTCTTTCTGGAGTGGCGTGTCGGAGATGCATTGCGGCGCGAGTTATTCGAGCGAGTGGACTGGTTTGTAGATCTGGACGATCCGGAAGTGCCACGAGTGCTTGCTGGCAGTGTGCTGCGACAGGCCGTGAAGGATGCAGTGTTGAGGCCATTTCGCGTAGTCCCGTTTTTCGATCCTGGGCCCTGGGGCGGGCAGTGGATGAAAGAGCGTTTTGGGTTGCCGGAAGATGCTCCGAACTACGCCTGGGCGTTTGACTGTGTGCCTGAAGAAAACAGCGTGCTGCTGGGTTTCGGCGACAGAAGGTTCAGCCTGCCGGCACAAGTATTGGTGGAGCAGGAGCCTGAAGCGCTGCTGGGAGCGGCTGTGCACCGGGAATTCGGTGCGGAATTTCCCATCCGGTTCGACTATTTGGACACAGTGGGTGGTGGAAACCTGTCGTTGCAGGTTCACCCGCTACGAGCATACATTCGCGAACACTTTGGGATGAAGTACACGCAGGACGAGAGCTACTACATTCTTGACTGCGAACCAGGCGCGCATATGTACCTGGGGCTTCGTGAGGGAGTAGAAGCGGATAAGTTTGCCCATGCTCTAAGCGAAGCGAATGCGGGGCGCGAGCGCCTGGATGCGGAGCAATGGGTGAATCGGATTCCTACGCACAGGCACGATCATTTTTCTATTCCTGCGGGCACAGTGCACTGCTCCGGACGAGACAACGTGGTGCTGGAGATCTCCGCAACACCCTACATCTTTACCTTCAAGTTATGGGACTGGGGAAGGATGGGGCTGGATGGCAAGCCCCGGCCAGTGCACTTGAAGCATGGGTTGGAAAACATACAGTGGGACCGGGATACGGAGTGGGTGAATGAGAACCTGCGCCGTCCTGTTGCAGTGGTGGCTGAGGGGGAAGGCTGGCGTGAAGAGAAGACCGGGCTGCATGAGCTTGAGTTTCTGGAAACACGCAGGCATTGGTTTACCCAGCCAGTGATGCACGATACATGCGGCACTCTGAATGTGCTGAATCTCGTAGAAGGGGATGCCGCCATAGTGGAGAGCCCGGATGGCCGCTTTGCGCCGATGATGGTGCACTACGGCGAGACGTTTATTGTGCCAGCAGCCGTTGGGACATATCGAATTCGGCCAGTCAATGAAACAGAGACGCCGCTGGCCACGGTGAAGGCATATGTGCGCACGGACGAATTTGCAAAGCGATAG
- a CDS encoding glycoside hydrolase family 38 C-terminal domain-containing protein produces MQRRDVLKGLGVTVGGALLPRAGWTRILATGGLPLVTAVRGLVRKDGKLLQPLRIALPEAGAGVQVVTKLDGVEVDRRTLESGTHGFEVLVEPVTAARISQVAVAVNGMEQAASVERKPVCRVLVYVLPHSHHDLGYTDLQANVEEKQINNILLGMDLARKTASYPEGARFVWNLEVLWGADLFLKRRPESDRAALREAVRKGWIGLNGSYANELTGLCRPEELMQLFRFGTRLGKEFDVPVRSAMMSDVPGFTWGTVMAMSQAGIRYFSAAPNFFDRIGTFMEAWQDKPFWWISPSGKERVLFWVPWTGYAMSHVMKLGDEWVDKYQDRLDMVSFPYDISYIRWSGHGDNAVPDPELSEWIKDWNETYEWPKFHIATTEVAFSAFEKAHGDRLPEFRGDLTPYWEDGAASSALETALSRNAAEKIVQAGALAALSRPAAYDVARYTEAWRNVLLYSEHTWGAWNSVSDSENPFVQKQWDVKRRFAVDAAQQANELLEQAIGTPDQNTAEVDIWNTTSWVRSEVVLLSRELSQVGDHAEDEHGRSAPTQRLASGELALMVEKIEPFSSRRYRLTGKKAVRPEHAVTVRSGILQNGKLRVTVDAKTGDVIELVQQGDAVNLVDTSNGAVNRFLSMAGNDVDHLKRSGVPAITVEDAGPLIATLRIESSAPTCNRLVRRVRLAAGADHVLLENLVDKQRAPLNPNPGNGDQGSAFAQRGNKESIQFAFPLAVADGKMTMDVPLAVMRPELDQLPGSCKNWLPVGRWVDVSSETRGVTWATLDAPLVEIGGITATMLGSQKNPDVWRKKIAETQLLYSWVMNNHWGTNYRAYQQGPVTFRYALRPHRGNSAAEKQEFATGLTQPLVAAPATNAEDVREPLLRISPADVVVQSLMPSEDGKAWIVRLFGASGEAREVMLNWSARAKAGKTWISNLAEEAIAPANGVITVAGWQLVTVRVERNL; encoded by the coding sequence ATGCAGCGACGCGATGTGTTGAAGGGCTTGGGTGTCACGGTAGGTGGTGCATTGCTCCCGCGTGCAGGATGGACACGCATTCTGGCGACAGGCGGTCTGCCGTTGGTGACAGCTGTTCGCGGGCTCGTACGGAAAGACGGGAAGTTATTGCAGCCCCTGCGGATTGCATTGCCGGAAGCGGGGGCTGGCGTACAGGTGGTGACGAAGCTGGATGGGGTGGAGGTGGATCGTCGCACGCTTGAGAGCGGAACGCATGGCTTCGAGGTGTTGGTAGAGCCGGTGACCGCGGCGCGTATAAGTCAGGTGGCGGTTGCTGTGAATGGCATGGAGCAGGCAGCGAGTGTAGAGCGGAAGCCAGTGTGCAGGGTGCTGGTGTATGTGCTGCCGCATTCACACCACGACCTTGGTTACACAGATCTGCAAGCGAACGTGGAGGAAAAGCAGATTAACAACATTCTACTGGGCATGGATCTGGCGCGGAAAACCGCGAGCTATCCGGAGGGTGCACGCTTTGTGTGGAATCTGGAAGTGTTGTGGGGTGCGGATCTGTTTCTGAAGCGGAGGCCGGAGAGTGATCGCGCCGCATTGCGTGAAGCAGTGCGTAAGGGATGGATTGGACTCAACGGATCATATGCGAATGAGTTAACCGGGCTTTGCCGTCCCGAAGAGCTGATGCAGCTCTTTCGCTTTGGTACGCGGCTGGGCAAGGAATTTGACGTGCCTGTTCGTTCAGCGATGATGAGTGATGTGCCAGGCTTTACATGGGGCACGGTCATGGCGATGTCGCAGGCAGGGATTCGCTATTTCTCGGCTGCACCAAACTTCTTCGATCGTATCGGCACATTTATGGAGGCATGGCAGGACAAGCCGTTCTGGTGGATTTCACCATCGGGCAAGGAACGAGTGTTGTTCTGGGTTCCATGGACCGGCTATGCGATGTCTCACGTGATGAAGCTCGGCGATGAGTGGGTGGACAAGTATCAGGATCGGCTGGATATGGTGAGCTTTCCGTATGACATCTCGTATATCCGGTGGTCAGGGCATGGAGATAATGCAGTGCCTGACCCAGAGCTGAGCGAGTGGATCAAAGATTGGAATGAGACGTACGAGTGGCCTAAGTTTCATATCGCGACTACGGAGGTTGCATTCTCTGCCTTTGAAAAAGCCCATGGAGACAGGCTGCCTGAGTTCCGCGGGGATCTGACACCGTACTGGGAGGATGGCGCAGCTTCTTCAGCATTGGAAACGGCGCTGAGCCGCAACGCCGCGGAGAAGATCGTGCAGGCAGGAGCGCTGGCGGCATTGTCCCGGCCAGCAGCGTACGATGTGGCACGGTATACCGAGGCCTGGCGGAATGTCTTGTTGTATTCCGAGCATACGTGGGGAGCATGGAACAGCGTTTCGGATTCAGAGAATCCGTTCGTGCAGAAGCAGTGGGACGTGAAGCGCAGGTTTGCTGTAGATGCAGCGCAGCAGGCGAATGAATTATTGGAACAGGCAATTGGGACGCCTGATCAGAACACCGCGGAAGTGGACATCTGGAACACGACTTCGTGGGTGCGAAGCGAAGTGGTGTTGTTGAGCAGGGAACTCTCCCAGGTTGGAGACCATGCAGAAGACGAGCATGGCAGAAGCGCTCCGACGCAAAGGCTTGCTTCCGGCGAATTAGCGCTCATGGTTGAGAAGATCGAACCCTTCAGCAGCAGGCGGTATCGTTTGACGGGCAAAAAAGCCGTGCGCCCTGAGCATGCAGTGACGGTACGAAGCGGAATTCTGCAAAACGGCAAGCTGCGCGTGACCGTGGATGCAAAAACGGGCGACGTGATCGAACTGGTGCAGCAGGGCGATGCGGTGAATCTTGTAGACACCTCAAATGGCGCGGTGAACCGCTTTCTCTCTATGGCCGGGAATGACGTCGATCATCTGAAGCGGAGTGGAGTGCCAGCGATAACGGTAGAAGATGCAGGCCCGCTGATTGCGACACTGCGTATCGAGTCATCCGCGCCGACGTGCAACAGGCTGGTACGCCGTGTGCGACTGGCGGCAGGTGCGGATCACGTGCTGCTCGAAAACCTCGTGGACAAGCAGCGCGCGCCGCTGAATCCGAATCCAGGCAACGGGGACCAGGGTAGTGCATTTGCGCAGCGTGGCAACAAGGAGAGTATCCAATTCGCGTTCCCTCTGGCCGTTGCGGATGGAAAGATGACGATGGACGTTCCGCTTGCGGTCATGCGGCCAGAGCTGGATCAGCTGCCGGGCTCATGTAAGAACTGGCTGCCGGTGGGGCGCTGGGTCGATGTGAGTTCGGAGACGCGCGGCGTAACATGGGCAACACTGGATGCGCCGCTCGTAGAGATTGGCGGAATCACGGCGACCATGCTGGGCTCACAGAAAAATCCGGATGTGTGGCGTAAAAAGATTGCCGAGACACAATTGCTCTACTCATGGGTGATGAACAATCACTGGGGAACGAACTATCGGGCGTATCAGCAGGGGCCAGTCACGTTCCGGTATGCGCTGCGGCCGCACCGTGGAAATTCGGCTGCGGAGAAGCAGGAGTTCGCAACCGGTTTGACGCAACCTCTGGTGGCAGCACCTGCTACAAATGCGGAAGACGTTCGGGAGCCGCTGCTGCGGATATCTCCGGCAGATGTGGTGGTGCAGAGCCTGATGCCGAGCGAGGATGGCAAGGCCTGGATTGTTCGGTTGTTTGGCGCGTCTGGCGAAGCGCGGGAGGTTATGCTGAACTGGTCAGCGAGGGCGAAGGCAGGAAAGACGTGGATCAGCAATCTTGCAGAAGAGGCGATAGCGCCTGCCAATGGAGTAATCACGGTAGCAGGATGGCAGCTGGTGACCGTTCGAGTTGAGCGTAATCTGTAA
- a CDS encoding L-rhamnose/proton symporter RhaT, translating into MHDAATGGMLLILAGVMNGSFALPMKRMPRWEWENVWLVWSLLALVVMPLATALACVPHLFSGLQEIPMTTLLPVVLCGAAWGVAQVLFGLSVVAIGMALTFSLVLGISAALGAVIPFLHFHEDLLWTRSGAFLFIGLGVLALGMALCAWAGALRERAAGGAAKAASIRFGLLLAIASGVCASSMNVGFSYAKELSVMAVRHGASPAGSATAEWLPLLAGGAIPNLFYAAYLLRRGTAGRYLDVRTRWYWLLTMCMASLWFAGTTLYGVASGMLGSLGAVLGWPVFMSIMVLVASLLGWMAGEWRGSGSRPVRVQFAGLILLTAAVFLFSRAAV; encoded by the coding sequence ATGCATGATGCAGCAACGGGTGGGATGCTGTTGATCCTGGCTGGCGTGATGAATGGCAGTTTTGCTCTTCCCATGAAGCGGATGCCGCGCTGGGAATGGGAGAATGTGTGGCTGGTGTGGTCGCTGCTTGCGCTTGTGGTGATGCCGTTAGCGACTGCGCTGGCATGTGTGCCGCATTTGTTTAGCGGCCTGCAGGAAATACCCATGACTACGCTGCTGCCTGTTGTGCTTTGCGGTGCCGCCTGGGGTGTTGCACAGGTTCTGTTTGGATTGAGCGTTGTAGCGATTGGGATGGCGCTGACATTTTCCCTGGTGCTCGGGATTTCCGCAGCGCTGGGCGCGGTGATTCCGTTCCTTCACTTTCATGAAGACCTGCTGTGGACCCGATCGGGTGCGTTTCTCTTTATCGGTCTGGGTGTATTGGCGCTGGGTATGGCATTGTGTGCATGGGCCGGGGCCTTGCGTGAGCGCGCAGCCGGAGGCGCGGCGAAAGCTGCCTCTATTCGGTTTGGGTTGTTGCTGGCGATAGCAAGCGGTGTTTGCGCGAGCTCGATGAATGTAGGGTTTTCCTATGCGAAGGAACTAAGCGTAATGGCGGTAAGGCACGGAGCATCTCCTGCCGGCAGCGCGACGGCGGAGTGGCTGCCGCTGTTGGCAGGCGGAGCAATTCCAAACCTTTTTTATGCTGCATATCTGTTGCGGCGGGGAACAGCGGGACGCTATCTCGATGTAAGAACGCGATGGTACTGGCTACTTACCATGTGCATGGCCAGCTTGTGGTTTGCAGGCACCACGTTGTACGGGGTGGCGAGCGGAATGCTGGGAAGTCTGGGAGCTGTGCTTGGATGGCCGGTATTTATGTCCATTATGGTGCTGGTCGCTTCCTTGCTGGGCTGGATGGCAGGTGAATGGCGAGGTTCCGGCTCGAGGCCGGTGCGCGTTCAGTTTGCGGGCCTCATCTTATTGACGGCGGCGGTATTTCTTTTCTCAAGGGCAGCGGTTTAG
- a CDS encoding ROK family protein, producing the protein MRHAIAIDLGGSHASIGVIRENVLLTARDISVEAMDGLQPLLPRLRACVDSLLCEQGLTSADCIGTVLSLPSLVDFRSMRIASVNNKYPDATTVDLQEWSREAFGLPLVLENDARAALLGEVTAGAAQGLRDVVMLTLGTGVGCAVLVDGIPFRTMQPQGGNLGGHIPVRLDGRQCVCGASGCLESEASGWALPLVAKEMPGFSRSALAHEPGLDFATLFAWSDAGDIVASELVRHCIRAWSVGTVGLIHAYGPQQVVFGGGVLARANDVLPAIRSYVQTHAWTPAGPVEIVAAQLGNRAPLYAAIALIEEAERMRER; encoded by the coding sequence ATGCGACATGCAATCGCGATTGATCTGGGTGGATCTCACGCATCGATCGGGGTGATTCGCGAGAATGTGCTACTTACAGCGCGGGATATTTCCGTGGAGGCCATGGATGGATTGCAGCCTTTGCTGCCGCGACTCCGGGCGTGTGTGGATTCACTGCTTTGCGAACAGGGACTGACATCTGCAGATTGCATCGGTACAGTGCTAAGCCTGCCGAGTCTCGTGGACTTCCGCTCTATGCGGATCGCTTCCGTGAATAACAAGTATCCCGATGCGACGACGGTCGATCTTCAGGAGTGGTCGCGGGAGGCATTTGGATTGCCGCTGGTATTGGAGAATGACGCACGTGCGGCATTACTCGGAGAGGTGACTGCAGGCGCGGCCCAAGGCCTCCGGGATGTAGTCATGCTGACCCTGGGCACGGGTGTTGGCTGTGCTGTTCTGGTAGATGGTATTCCGTTTCGCACGATGCAGCCGCAGGGCGGCAACCTGGGTGGGCATATTCCGGTGCGCCTGGATGGGAGGCAGTGCGTGTGCGGAGCATCTGGCTGCCTCGAATCAGAGGCCTCTGGCTGGGCTTTGCCTCTGGTTGCGAAAGAGATGCCAGGTTTTTCCCGAAGCGCACTTGCGCATGAGCCCGGGCTGGATTTTGCGACGCTGTTTGCGTGGAGCGATGCGGGCGATATCGTGGCATCAGAGCTGGTGCGGCACTGCATTCGAGCATGGAGCGTGGGGACCGTTGGGTTGATTCACGCATATGGCCCGCAGCAGGTTGTATTCGGCGGAGGTGTGCTAGCCCGCGCCAACGATGTGCTGCCGGCAATCCGCAGCTATGTGCAAACCCATGCATGGACGCCTGCGGGGCCAGTGGAGATCGTCGCTGCACAGTTGGGGAATCGCGCGCCGCTGTATGCGGCTATCGCACTGATCGAGGAGGCTGAGCGGATGCGTGAACGATGA